The DNA region CGACATCGGCTGGGTCGTGCGCGCCGGCAAGGATCCGGTGCGCGAGATCGAGAAGCTCGCAGGCGACACCATCGCCTTCCACATCAAGGACCTGGCGCCCGCCGGCACCACGGCCGAGGATGGATGGGCCGATGTCGGCACGGGCACGGTCGACTGGAAAGCCCTGAAGCCGCATATCGATGGCGCGGCAAAGGCGCATGTCCTCGTCGCCGAGCACGACAATCCGGCGGACTGGAAGCGCTTTGCGGAGCGCTCCTTTGCTTCGATCAAGGCCCTCCTTTCCTGAAAGACCACCCCATGTCCACCGTTCACAAGATCGGCCTGATCGGCGCCGGCAACATCTCCGAAGCCTATCTGAAGCTGGCGCCGCTGTTTCCCGGCACAAAGATCGTCGCCGTCGCGGATATTGCGCCGGCCGCGGCCAAGGCCCGGGCCGACCAGTTCGGCATCGCTGCCATGACCGTCGATGAACTCCTGAAGAACAGCGAGATCGACACCGTCATCAACCTGACGATCCCGGCCGCTCACTATGAGATCAGCCATTCGATCCTCTCCGCTGGCAAGCATGCCTATTCGGAGAAGCCGTTCGCGCTCTCGGTCGACGACGGCAAGAAGCTCGTCGCGGAAGCCGACGCACGCGGGCTGAAGCTCGGCAGCGCACCCGACACCTTCCTTGGCGGCGGCGGCCAGACGGCGCGTCGCCTCATCGACGAGGGCAAGGTCGGCCACATCATCGCCGGCACCATGCATTTCATGGGTCACGGCATGGAGGCCTGGCATCCCAATCCCGGCTTCTTCTTCCAGCCGGGCGGTGGACCGGTGCTCGACATGGGACCCTATTACACTTCCGCGCTGATCAATCTGATCGGACCAGCCAAATCGGTCACCGCGATCGCGAGCAAGGGTTTCGAGGAGCGCTTCGTCACGGCCGAGGGTCCGATGAAGGGCAAGTCGGTACCGGTGCTGGTGCCGACGACGATCAACGCCATCATCGAATTCGTCTCCGGCGCACAGGTGTCGTTCGGCGTCAGCTGGGACGTCTGGAAGCACGGCCATGAGAACCCTATCGAGCTCTACGGCTCGGAAGGAACGATGCTCGTGCCCGATCCGAACTTCTTCGGCGGGGCCGTCCGCTATTCGAAGGCCGGCGGCGACTATATCGAGGTCGACGCGGCCGAGGCGCCGTTCGGCCGCGCCAATTGGAGCGGCGAGCGGGCCAATTATCGCATGCTCGGCGTCGCCGATCTGCTCGATGCTGCCGAGACCGGCCGCGAGCCGCGCTGCTCGGGCCGCGTCGCGCTGCACGCACTCGACATCATGGTCTCGATCCTCGACGCAGCGGCAAGCCGCAAGGTCGTCGAACTCTCGACGACCACGGAACGTCCCGCGCCGCTGACCGCCACCGATGCTGAGCGGCTGATCGCGTCGCGCTGACAGCACGTGCGGCACAAGATTGACGGGGCCCGCGCGGCCCCGTTTTTCGTTTGGGGTCAGTTACCCTTGGCGCTTCCCTGCGCGGGCGTCGCCAGCGGCGCACGCTCGGCCTGGGGCAGCGCCAGGACGGCGTCGAACACCTTCGATTGGGTCTGCTCCTGCATGGCGCCGACTTCGAGCCGGATCTCGCGCAAATGCGCATCGATCGCCGCACGGTCCGGCTCGGGCGCAGCAACGAGCGGGCCGAGTTCGGCTCGGAGCGTCTTCAGGCGCTGGATGCGAGCCATCATATCCGGCTTCAGCGGCTCAAGGGCAGCCTCGACGGAGCGGACTGCATCGGGCGAAAGTCGTCCGCGCAGCCAGCGCAGCTCCATTTTGGCGGCGTGGGGGCTGCTCTCGTCGCGCGACGTGCGGAAGCGGAGCGTCTCGGTAAAGAGCGCGCCCAGGAAGTACGCATTCACCGCCAGCGAGACGACGGCAACGCCGGCGAGCCAGTTGCGGCCGCGCTTTCTTTCGGGCTTGGGTGCCATCTAGAAGCCGATCTCGGCCGGACCAAAAAGAAGCGGATCGAGCTGGACTACCGTCATGCGCCCGTCCTCGCCGATGTCCGGACGCATCCATCCCGACGCGCCGCCAAGAAGACCGGCAATGACGATCACGGCAGCGACAGCGGCAAAACGGGAATAACGCGAATAGCGCGGGCTATGGCGCGGTTCGACCTTCGCCAGAACCTCATCGGCAATGCGGGCGACGGAGCCCTTCGACGCGATGCGATCATCCAGCGCCGCCGCCGTGGCGAGAAGTCGGCGGTCGGCGGCGATCGCCCCGTCGCGATAGGCGCGAAAGCCCCGGTCGGATAGGAGCGCCTCGCGGGCATGGCGCAGATGGGCAATATCCGGCCATTTCGAGAGGTCGGGCCCCCAGAGATCGACGGCGTCGCGAAGGCCGATCGGGCCGGCGTGCAGGCCGCTAGTTGGTTCGGAAGTGCGGTTGCTCATGGCTTTGTCCAATCCTCCCCGGCGGGCTCCCCGTTCTCCGCGAGCAGCGTGCGAAGACGCCGACGCGCGCGGGCGAGAAGCGATTCATAGGCATGCTCGCCGATGCCCAGGATCGCGGCGGCTTCCGCCTGGCCGAGTTCCTGGAAATGGGCGAGGACGATCACGGCGCGCTGGCGATCCGAGAGCTGGTCGAGCGCCTCGTGCACCTGGCGGACCTCGTCGAGGCGGTCGAGATTGCGGTCGGGCGCGGCGCTCTCGTCCTCGTCCTCGATCAGATCGTCATAGTCGTCGATATCGACATGGGGACGTCGTCGGCGGATCCGGTCGATCGCGAGGCGATAGGCGACGCGGTGCAGATAGGTGCCGATGCGAGCCCGCGGCTCCCAGGTCGGCGCCTGGCGCCAGAGGCGCAGCAGCGATTCCTGGACGATCTCCTCCGCCTCCGACAGATCGGAGAGAATGGCGAGCACGAAGCGCGTCAGCCGTGGCGCCTCCGCGCCGATCAGCCGGGCGAAGACGTCCCGCTCGCCATTTGCGATCGCCTGCATCAGCGCCTCCTCGGCACGAAGCACGGCGTCTCTTCCGAAATCGTCCTTGCGCGACAAGGGCTGGACCCGACCTTTCGTCTCTTCGTGGGGAAGACCGGCGTTGTGGCCGCCGGCGACGAGACGATACCCCATCCGGCCGCGAACCACAGCCACCTTCGCCTCATCGTGGGCACGGATCGGATCCACCGGCGCCTCCTATTCCGCGGCGATCGGCAGCTGCGGGACGTCTCGCGCGATCTCCCGGTCGGGCTGGGAGGGATGGCGCGCCTCGGCGCGCTCGACCTCGCGCAGTTCGCGAACGAGGCGCTGTTCCTCCGACGCACGCGGCTTGCCAAAGCGGGCGAGCAGCAGGAAGGCAACCGGCGTCAGGAAAAGCGTCGCCAGCGCCGAGAATCCCAGCCCGCCGACCATGATCCAGCCGAGCGCGGCGCGTGCCTCCGAGCCGGCCCCGCCGGTCAGGATCAGCGGCAGGCCACCAAGAACGGTCGCGATCATCGTCATCAGCACCGGGCGCAAACGGATGCGGCAGGCGTCGCGGATCGCATCGCGCACCGATAGCCCCTCGTCACGGAGCTGGTTGGCGAATTCGACAATCAGGATGCCGTTCTTGGCCATCAGGCCAACCAGCATCACCAAGCCGATCTGCGTGTAGATGTTGATCGAGCCGCCGGAGAGCAGGATGGCATAAATGCCCGAAGCAACGCCAAACGGCACTGTGGCGAACAGGATCGCGGCCGAAATGAAGCTCTCGAACTGCGCGGCGAGCACCAGCAGGATGATGATCACGGCGAAGCCGAAAGTCTGCAGCACGCCGCTCGACGTCTCGTTCAGCGTCGCCGCCTCGCCGGTATAGACGACACCGATCCCGGCCGGCAGGCTCGGCACAGCCTTGTCGAGGATCTGCATCGCCGAGCCGAGATCGACGCCGGGCGCCAGCGTCGCCGTGATCGGTACGGCGCGGCGCTGCGACTGACGCGCCAGCGTGGGCGACGTCGAGCCCTCCGAGACACTGATGACCGAGGAGAGCGGCACCATCGCCCCGCTGGCCGTGCGGACCTGCACGTTCTCAAGATCGTTCGGCGTCACGATCATGCCATCCGGCGCCAAGGCGCGGATGTTGATCTTGTCATCGCCGATATAGAAATTGCCCATGTCGGCGCCGGCCAGCAGCGTCGAGACGATCGTGCCGACATCGGCGACGGAAATGCCGAGGTCGGCGGCGCGATCGCGGTCGATATCGACCGAGAGCTGGGGCTGGTTCAGATCATAGTTGAGCTGGACGCTGGTGAAGGCCGGATCGGACGACAGCGTGCCGATGAGGCCCGTCGCGGCCTTGGTGATGGTTTCATAGTCCGCGCCGGTGACGGCGAAGGTCAGGCCCTGGCCGCCGCCGCGAATGCCGAGGCTGTTCGCCTGGCGCAGATTGACGACGGCACCGGGGATATTGCGCAGCTTCGCCGAGAGCTCGGCGGCGATCGCCTGCTGGCTGCGCGCCCGCTCGCCCCATGGCGCCAGCGTCACGAACATGAAGCCGGAATTGGCACTGCCGAAATTGCCGGCGACCGAGAAGACATTGGTCGCCTCGCCCGATTTCAGCAAAGGCTGCACCGCCTGCGTGACGCGCGCCATCTGGCCTTGCGTATAGTCGACGGTGGAGCCCTGCGGCGCGGACATCGAGATGATGACGGCGCCGCGATCCTCCTGCGGCGTCAATTGCTGCGGCAGCAGCTCATAGGCAAGCACGGCTCCGCCCGCGAAGAGGACGCTGATGAGGATGACGACAAGCGGGGCGGCCAGCGCCGCGTCGAGCAGCTTCTCATAGAGCCGCTGTCCACCGCGGCCGAAGGCGCCGAGCGCGCGGAAAAGGATATTGTGCCGCTTGCCGTCGTTGGGCCCTTCCTCGAGATCCCCGGCAGACAGAAGACGCGACGCCATCATCGGCACCAGGGTGAGCGCCACGAAGGCGGAGAGCGCCACCGAGAAGGCCAGCACGAA from Kaistia algarum includes:
- a CDS encoding efflux RND transporter permease subunit — encoded protein: MPKGGISLGGISAISVRRPVLAIVANLLIVVAGLAAFGGVEIRELPNIDQPVITITTTYTGASPDTMDKEVTSVIENAAAGVSGWTDIQSQSTSGRSRVTIQFSDSTDINVAASDLRDAVGNAQRNLPDDADPPTIAKADTNGDAIMRLAVTSSSQKIEDLTQLVNDVIVDRLKSVPGVADVQVNGDRSPMISIYIDPMRLAAYGLTVTDLKTALATVALDVPAGNLTDANRNMFVRADASVKGADDVKAIRIKGDTRIGDVADVVFGPATKSSSLQVNGRTGVGLGIVRQASSNTLSISKDVRTAVDELTATLPKDVSIRITSDDANFIAGSFEEVERSLVLAIGIVIAIIYLFLRSFRATLIPAVTVPVSLLGTIAAMYLMGFSLNILTLLALVLATGLVVDDAIVVLENIARRRHEGMGPRAAAVLGARQVFFAVISTTATLAAVFIPISFFKGTAGRLFSEFGFVLAFSVALSAFVALTLVPMMASRLLSAGDLEEGPNDGKRHNILFRALGAFGRGGQRLYEKLLDAALAAPLVVILISVLFAGGAVLAYELLPQQLTPQEDRGAVIISMSAPQGSTVDYTQGQMARVTQAVQPLLKSGEATNVFSVAGNFGSANSGFMFVTLAPWGERARSQQAIAAELSAKLRNIPGAVVNLRQANSLGIRGGGQGLTFAVTGADYETITKAATGLIGTLSSDPAFTSVQLNYDLNQPQLSVDIDRDRAADLGISVADVGTIVSTLLAGADMGNFYIGDDKINIRALAPDGMIVTPNDLENVQVRTASGAMVPLSSVISVSEGSTSPTLARQSQRRAVPITATLAPGVDLGSAMQILDKAVPSLPAGIGVVYTGEAATLNETSSGVLQTFGFAVIIILLVLAAQFESFISAAILFATVPFGVASGIYAILLSGGSINIYTQIGLVMLVGLMAKNGILIVEFANQLRDEGLSVRDAIRDACRIRLRPVLMTMIATVLGGLPLILTGGAGSEARAALGWIMVGGLGFSALATLFLTPVAFLLLARFGKPRASEEQRLVRELREVERAEARHPSQPDREIARDVPQLPIAAE
- a CDS encoding Gfo/Idh/MocA family protein, with amino-acid sequence MSTVHKIGLIGAGNISEAYLKLAPLFPGTKIVAVADIAPAAAKARADQFGIAAMTVDELLKNSEIDTVINLTIPAAHYEISHSILSAGKHAYSEKPFALSVDDGKKLVAEADARGLKLGSAPDTFLGGGGQTARRLIDEGKVGHIIAGTMHFMGHGMEAWHPNPGFFFQPGGGPVLDMGPYYTSALINLIGPAKSVTAIASKGFEERFVTAEGPMKGKSVPVLVPTTINAIIEFVSGAQVSFGVSWDVWKHGHENPIELYGSEGTMLVPDPNFFGGAVRYSKAGGDYIEVDAAEAPFGRANWSGERANYRMLGVADLLDAAETGREPRCSGRVALHALDIMVSILDAAASRKVVELSTTTERPAPLTATDAERLIASR
- a CDS encoding periplasmic heavy metal sensor, with amino-acid sequence MAPKPERKRGRNWLAGVAVVSLAVNAYFLGALFTETLRFRTSRDESSPHAAKMELRWLRGRLSPDAVRSVEAALEPLKPDMMARIQRLKTLRAELGPLVAAPEPDRAAIDAHLREIRLEVGAMQEQTQSKVFDAVLALPQAERAPLATPAQGSAKGN
- a CDS encoding RNA polymerase sigma factor encodes the protein MDPIRAHDEAKVAVVRGRMGYRLVAGGHNAGLPHEETKGRVQPLSRKDDFGRDAVLRAEEALMQAIANGERDVFARLIGAEAPRLTRFVLAILSDLSEAEEIVQESLLRLWRQAPTWEPRARIGTYLHRVAYRLAIDRIRRRRPHVDIDDYDDLIEDEDESAAPDRNLDRLDEVRQVHEALDQLSDRQRAVIVLAHFQELGQAEAAAILGIGEHAYESLLARARRRLRTLLAENGEPAGEDWTKP